GTTGCGCGGGATGTTCTTGTCGTTCAGTTTCGCTTCGAGTTGGACGATGATTTCCCAAGCCTTCGGTTCATGCTTAGCGAAGTAGTGCTGGGCGTACTCCAGAAACAGCGCGTCGATGTTGATGACGTGGCGCTGGATCAGCATGTAGTCCGGACGCTGCCCCAGCTCTACCAATGCGCGGGCGATGATGTTGACGAAGCGCCACGCGAACTCCCTGAAGGCCGCGCTGTTGCCTTCGCCGGAAAGCTGCCCTGCGATGCGGGTGGCGACCTCCGAGATGCGCCCGAAGCGACCCACTGCGTTGTAGCGGGCGCTGATCTCCGGCCACCCGAGATGAAACACATAGAACTCTCCTTCGCGGCCCGCGCGCCTGGCCTCGACATATATCCGCTTCAGCAAATCGGCATCGCCTTTGGGGTCGATGACGATCACGACCTCGTGCTCGCCTGCGGCGTTCTTGCGCCGGATGTCCTGGGTCACGAACAACTCGGCCAGCCGGGTCTTGCCCACACGCGTGGTGCCCAGCACCAGCGAGTGCCCGACGCGCTCGCCCAGTGGTAGGCTGACATCCACTTCCTCCGGCTCGATACCGTGCAAGCGTGGAAGGCCACCCACGGGCGGCAGCGGACGCAGCGGGTTGAAAGACACGTCCCAGCTCGTGAGCGCAGGCAGCCGGGACAGCGAGAATGGCGCGAATTCCAGCCGTTCCTCCAGACGGCGCGCCAGCTTGTATGCCGGCGTCGGCTCGACGTAGTGGCGAAACTCTGGCCGGTACGTCTGCACCAGCCTATGGGTGTGCTTCTGCTCCCACAGGAAACCGCGTCCCACAAACAGCCGCTGCTGGCTGACCGGCACGTCGCGGCTGGTCATCACGTAGCGCGGCAACCTGCGGATGTTGCGCCGGTAGCGCAGGATGACGCGGGCATCTCGGTAGCGGATCGCGCCGTAGGCAGCGAACGCCAGCGCGCTGCCGACGCCCATGGCCGGGCTTAGCGCGAGCGACCACGGGGCCACCAGGGACAAGAACGCGGCGCCTGCACACGCTGCGACGGTGTATAGCTCCACCGCTGGGCGAAGCAGCACCTCGACGGGCTGTTTCCCCGACATGGCTTCATTGCTCGATGCCGGTGGCCGTGATCAGCGCCGGGTAGTGCCGCAGGCCCAGGCGCTCGGCCAGGTCATCGCCGGCCACGGGTGCCAGTGGCACGCCGGGCACCAGGGCACGCAGCCGCGCCAGGCCCTGCACCGTCTCGACGTTGACCACCAGGCCGACCGCGCCGCGCTCGCGCAGCGAATCTGCCTGGCGGCGCAGCCAGGCCTGCGAAGCCTCGTCGTCACCGACGACCACGAAAGGACGCAGGCCCGGGGCCTCGATCACCCGCCGCGCAACGGTGCCGGGCGTGAGCTTGGCACTGCGCACCGGCAGCATGGCGGCCTCGTCCGCCGGTGTCGCGGGAATCTGGGGCGTCGGGACGGGGGGCCGGGCCGGTGCATTGGCACGCGGCTGGAGGTTGAGGGCTTCGTAGTACGGCAGCGCCGACGTGCCGCCGCGGTCCTCGACCACGATCAGCGGCTCGCCGGCCAGCGAGGCCAGCGGCAGCACTGCCAGCGACACGAGCAGGCCCTTCAAGGTGAGATTGGGCAAATGGGGTTTTGTCATGGGGAGGTCTCCTGGCGCGCGGCGAGTGCCGTGGCGGTTGGGCGCGTGCCCTGCACGCGGGCGAGGTGGCGCGACACGCTGCGCCGATAGCGGGCGGCAGGCTCGCCGCCTGCGGGACGGTGGTAGCGGCCGATCGCCAACAGCCAGTCCTCGCCGGGGGTGTGCT
Above is a genomic segment from Bordetella genomosp. 11 containing:
- the traD gene encoding type IV conjugative transfer system coupling protein TraD, with translation MSGKQPVEVLLRPAVELYTVAACAGAAFLSLVAPWSLALSPAMGVGSALAFAAYGAIRYRDARVILRYRRNIRRLPRYVMTSRDVPVSQQRLFVGRGFLWEQKHTHRLVQTYRPEFRHYVEPTPAYKLARRLEERLEFAPFSLSRLPALTSWDVSFNPLRPLPPVGGLPRLHGIEPEEVDVSLPLGERVGHSLVLGTTRVGKTRLAELFVTQDIRRKNAAGEHEVVIVIDPKGDADLLKRIYVEARRAGREGEFYVFHLGWPEISARYNAVGRFGRISEVATRIAGQLSGEGNSAAFREFAWRFVNIIARALVELGQRPDYMLIQRHVINIDALFLEYAQHYFAKHEPKAWEIIVQLEAKLNDKNIPRNMIGREKRVVALEQYLSQARNYDPVLDGLRSAVRYDKTYFDKIVASLLPLLEKLTSGKIAQLLAPNYSDLTDPRPIFDWMQVIRKRAIVYVGLDALSDAEVAAAVGNSMFSDLVSVAGHIYKHGIDDGLPGASAGTRVPINVHADEFNELMGDEFVPLINKGGGAGLQVTAYTQTLSDIEARIGNRAKAGQVIGNFNNLFMLRVRETATAELLTRQLPKVEVYTTTIVSGATDSSDIRGATDFTSNTQDRISMSSVPMIEPSHVVGLPKGQCFALLQGGQLWKVRMPLPAPDPDEVMPQDLQQLAGYMRRSYSEATQWWEFTSSPALQDAALPDDLLDDAAPAEPAAVATDTDHSADEAAP
- a CDS encoding integrating conjugative element protein, coding for MTKPHLPNLTLKGLLVSLAVLPLASLAGEPLIVVEDRGGTSALPYYEALNLQPRANAPARPPVPTPQIPATPADEAAMLPVRSAKLTPGTVARRVIEAPGLRPFVVVGDDEASQAWLRRQADSLRERGAVGLVVNVETVQGLARLRALVPGVPLAPVAGDDLAERLGLRHYPALITATGIEQ